The Labeo rohita strain BAU-BD-2019 chromosome 22, IGBB_LRoh.1.0, whole genome shotgun sequence genomic sequence CACATCTTTTTGGGAATGCGTTTTAAGAAAACGCATTAACACTTTTTTCTGATTGACTATAATTCTTGTTTTATCTGTGATGTTTAACCttgtgcaaataaataaataaatagttcaaTATATAAAAGTTCAATATATGATGGTTTGATGAGTTTGAGGAGGTCGGCGAGTTTGAGGAACTCCAGATACATGTACTGATAATAATGATTAGTACATTACATTGTGTGCAGATTGAGTGTTCTTTGCCATACCTTATGTCACTTTTACACATGCgccagctttttattttaaattacttggGGACAaggcagtttaaaataaaacaaagatgcaGTAACTTCATTATACAATTCTTGAAAGACTAAATGCAGAAAGACATCAGTTTCCAGACtggataataaaatgtttaatgtggGGCTTAACAAATGTGTATTTGCATGCACATTTTAAAGGAATTTTGACAAATCAGATTGATATTTTCAGATATCTACATTAAACTTTCTCCTAGTCACAAAGCTAAATGCAGATATCTCCAAAGACAGATCTTCCCAATCAAAGATCAGATTGAGATATTCATACTTAAATCACAGGTATCTGTAAATGTGTAACGTAAGGacaggcgagcggatccaaggCATGTCTTGACAACTTCACCGCTTGTTATATGGTGCCACATTGTGGACAAACTAAGAAGAACAACAGcaacaatattaatttattggTTGACATCAGCCAAATCTtacatgaccctggaccacaaaaccaaccATAAGGATTGcgtttttgaaattgaggtttatacatcatcggggggttaaataaaaaagctttccatagatgtatggtttgttaggataggacaatagttggccgaaatacaacaatttaaacaataaacaatttgaaaaataataaaaaaatgaaaatattgagaaaatcacctttaaagttcttagcaatacataatactaatcaaataataagttttgatatatttatggcagGAAACTtattatcttcatggaacatgatctttacttaatatcctaatgattttttggcataaaagaaaattaaataattttgacccatacagtgtatttttggctattgctacaaatatacccgtactacttaagactggttttgtggtccagggtcacatatatgtcgACATACCTCCTGGAAATtaatttctgattttaaaatagagatccaacacatttttacagtggATTGGCCacttaatttatgaatttagtTTTCCTGAGGTTTATACAAACTGCTTGTCAGTGAATCAGTGGCATCATGTGAACAGTCAATTCACCTTAAGTAAAGAGGTTCAAAAGCAGttgccattttaaataaacgttTACTCAGAGGGAAAAGCTTAATGGACCTATAAAAATggcagtttttttaatgttgccaATGAagtaaaatactttaaataaaactgaaattaaaatgttttattctatagacacatttacaacaacaaaaaaagaccaaattactaaaactttaactaaaattaacattaaaacagaaaataaacctaatacaaaatattaaaaacaactataatagtatattaatgatactaaaataacaaaaacaattcatCCCAATAGAAAAcaacttaaatataaataaatcaaacatcCAAACATACAAATAGAGTCCAAATTGAATTTTTCAGCTATAATTACTATAACAAAGTGCATTAAACTGTAAAgcttaataataatcataataataataataataataataataataataatatgattatttacATAACCAAGAACAATACAATGTAATGTCTATTCCaaagcacacaaaaataaaaactaaattaaaaatacattaatacaataaaccaacaaatacatataaatataaatatagatatttatatTCAATGTTAACAcctcatttttacagttttataaagCATTTCAATAAAACTTCCATTTCATAATCATTAAAGTGACAAATCCAGTTGTAAAGCAAtgttcaattattttaaaaaatcttaaatgttCCATATCAGAATATAGAATATTTGTCTATATGTGCAATAGAAAAATAGCATAGATACAAACAAAGCATATAAGCTTTACAGAAATTGCGTTAAAACTGTGACAGCACTTTTAACTGGttatatttattacaactgCAAATTTGTTAGGTTTAACtggtattttaaatttgttgcTATGCTCTAACTATGCTCTATGATAAACCAATTTGACCTGCAAAGCATTTCATTAAGTTTCAATGTAAAAACACAAGTCATTAGGGACTTGCTTTTGCCACTTCACTTAAATGGGAATAATGCATCAGTATCTTCACACTGATCCTGTTGGGACCCTCTCCGATCTTGAAGCCCTTCTTCATCTGTACGACAACAACAGTTTAAGAGTTAAAGAGAGTCGCATGAATGAAAgcacacacatttaattttgCAAATAAAGATGTTTTCCTCTCACTATATAATCTGCAGGTAATACTTACCCTTTCTGGGTCTCCTGAGGTAGTAAATCATACCAACAGCAGTTGCAGTCACCAGCAGAAAAACAGCAGCATATATTACTGCTGTAACTGCTAAAGACAGACCTAAATCTGGAACAGAAAagacagtcattagtgtgagtcctaaaaataaaggtgcttcatgatgccatagaagaaccttttttgtctaaatggttccataaagaaccttcatACTACTTAATACCACAATCATACTTACCAGTCACAAAAACACTGAAGCTCATAATGCTGGTGATTCTGTAGAGGTTTTTGTTGGTTTCGATCTGTAATTTATagagtccagagtctgtggttttGGTGTTTGTGATAATCAGAGATCCAGACTGATGATGCAGCTTCAGTCTGTTTTTGAATCTCTGTTTACATTGAACGTCTTCACAGATTTTAGTCTGGTCTCCAGTTATTTCAGCGATGCAAGTTCTATTAAAATACCACGTCAACAAATCATTTGGGTTTCTTTCTTCAAGAGTGTCTAAAGTGACAGATTCTCCCTCCATCAGTGACTTTTCCTTATTTTTAGCAGGAGCATCTGAAACACAAACCAACAGCTGTTAGAGGACCACTCTGAGGAAAAACTTTATTAATCACACatattttctgaaattaatcacaaGTAATCTCAATTAATTCCATCCttgcattaaagtttttaaatatacttttatattacaatagtttcacattcaatcttcaaatcaatgtagaaacaacataaagcagtatatttttaatatttgtttaatggcatcttttttaaaatgactcatGTCtcaaggaatttttttttcgaatatttaaccattgagtGCAGCCTTTACAGTAAAATTGAGATCTAGCAATTTGTAACATTTactagactttaaaaaataacaacttcaaatttaagtgagttttaaaccatattcacataaacccattatattaaatgttatatgtagctatacctgtgcccttcagcaagtggGAAATATACAGCATTATAACAACGTTTTCAAaaactaaattctaaattaaacatagatgaatccttaaagctacaaaagtcaCAGCAACTGGgttattagtttattttggctgctattactttaagagctgtcCCTGCTGAATGTAAGGAGGATCGAACATGCATTGTATACTTTCATACAGGGCCTAAAACTAACTTTTCACCACACCTGTTAATGGCGCCGAACGCGCAACCTTTCAAATTGTACTTCACCACACCATTTAGGCGGCCTAACCCCAGGTATGCGTTGCCACATTCTCGGGTTGTGAAGAATAaagaagtaaaaatgtaaacttccGAAATTAAGCAGCTGGCGATTTCCGGAATGACAGAGGCCGTTGGCAATGCAACAAAGTTTACAATTCTTAAACTTTACGCAAATAAAGAGCAACTTTAGATAGCGACAGTCAAAAGGTGCTGATTTTTACTCGCATTTGGCACTTAGCGAGTGTTAATTTTAGGCCCTGCTTTCATACATGCAcagtttaaagcagctttaatTGCCATTTTTGGTAACTTCATGACTTAACTGACGACATAACTCCGACATTTAATGGTTGTAGTTTgtgctttaatatgaaatgactACAGTGCGCACCGCCACATTTGTGCATGCAATCGAAGAGCATGTGCTACCAGCACAGTATAATGTTTGACAGAACGggattaattatttttttactgacatatttgaccctggaccacaaaacaagtcataagtagcacaggtttatttgtagcaatagccaacaatacattgtatgtgtcagTATTATCGATTTTTcgtttatgctaaaaatcattaggatactaAAGGGGTTCTATTATACTCTTTTACaaagtgattttgttttggggttgtAAAAGAAAGGccttcatgcttggtggttcgaaaaatgcattatttttaacataatttacatcattacaatacatttctcccagcctggctttaatgaaggcccaccttccgaaaaacgaaatgtgttgtgactggttagctgtcccactgcattgTGATAGGCAAACAGCTCAGAAGGTATAtcagtactgccacaccccttgtcaaagaagcaagttctgtgtacaactgttagcgcaagctagattaaagtgattcttacattttaaatgtaaaacctCATCCCTACCCACCCTCCAACAATTAGAATTTCCGTGGGCGGGTTTTAAcgtaatgatattctaatggactgcattgtgacatcattgcatgcggaaaacaaacattgtagtccaaaggagccattcgttgtaattcttgaaaagggatttttaaaaaaattaaatatctccttttggagtggactttgagatttgtaactttttttgtagatcttttttatgcccaaagatacacaccactgactaaagttcaaaaagtgaaaaagcataatagcacccctttaagtaaaaatcatgttccattaagatattttgtacatattttttttttactgcaaatatatacaaattaaaatttttattagtaatatgcattgttaagaactttatgtGGACAACTTTAACTGCAAGCTCAATATttatctcaatatttagatttttttgcaccctgaccccagattttcaaatagttgtgtctcggccaaatattgttctatcctaagaaaccatacatcaatggaaagcttatttattcagatttcagatgatgtatcaACAGATAATGTTCCTTTTCTGCGCTTGTTAGACTAGCACCTGCCATTGAGGCAAAGTTAGAGTGTGCGCCTGAAAAGTCTCATGTCTTACGGTGGTCAAAAAGACCAAAAAGACATTCTGCGTCTAAATAAAGGCAATTCTTGTCgagagacagaagcagcagttgtgagtggggttGCCAACCCTAGCTCTGCTCCCACATGGCATGTTAATTATGTGATTTGAACACATATAACCTGCTTTTAAACATCCATTAATGACTtaccatgaacaaaaacatcaaaaccgTTTCCAGTGCGACCGCTGCTGCTAAAGATCTTTAGTTGATAAATTTCAGCATCTGAGGTGCTGATGTTTGTAATCGTAAGATCGCCAGTTCGAttatccagcttcagtctgtctctgaaatGCTCATTGTCTTTATTACACTGAACATCTGTGCAGATATAACGCAGATCTCCATTGATTTGAGCGATGAGAGTGTCATGAAAATACCATTTAACTCGGTCTCGTTGATTTATTGTGATATTAGTGTgaagagtgactgaatctcccttCAGCACCGACACTCTGTTTGTGGCAACATCAGATGCACCTGGTGAAGAAATAAACAGATAATTGTAAATCTCTTTTTAGATAGAAggacaaatgtttttttcttcttcttctacaGATCATAGAGATTGTATGTGCTGGGTAGAGAAATCTGTCTGAATTCATAATGTAACATacaaacagcattttatttacacattcaCGTCTTCTCAGACAAACAGACATgagtatataatttataatacacACACTTTAAGATTTGTATAGcctatttcatataaatttcACATGCCCTTAGATACCAATACCATctctttaaaattcaaaaatattattgtgatttcCCACCAAATTGCCATTTCAtggttttattcaaaatagtgCTTTTATACATATCAATTCAGTTTTGCACACATTTGTATAAGGAGCGTATGTTCTTTTCAAATGGTTTTAAAGTGTGCGAGAcgttaatttaaattgtatttatgtacAGAGGTATGTTATGTCACACGTCAcacttatgtgtgtgtgtgaagacgcTGCAGGCAGTGGCCTAGCGCAAATCCGTCATATAATGTTCCGAAgtcagggctctcaagttttagAAAATGTTTGGAGTGAGATTACATCTGTTAGGAGAGGAGCCCCTCGGCCCCACACAATTCTCTCCAGTTTTTGCTAGAAGTTcaattttatctattgttcgtaattgaccagcacaaaatagaaactataacaactggtaagtttgattaaagtcaaataaaatacaatatacaaatgtatcaaaaattaaaaagaaacttgGCCCCCAAATGAGCCAATAAACAGCAGTGCTCAAAGTACATACTCTAGGCCTACACATACAGTATTGCAGAAGTTGCCCTGAGCATgtcaagctgtgtgtgtgtgtgtgtgtgtgtgtgagagagaaagcacATATTTCAGCTTATGAATGGCATTTTGTATTGCAAGTGTTTGTTGCACATACTGATGCCTTGTGATAGTGATAGTGCCTCAAACTTAACTAGTATCtataactagttacatgtaatggaattacataatttaagtacaaaataattgtaactaATATTACAGTTccttatgaaaattacaaaggggttacatctgaatattttcacacagatttgatattttattttcctaaattgcactgactgctctaaaatatgagacaaaatgtttcagaagtttaggacacaaaataggacacatgcttattcaataaccGATTTAGTTCCatatttgggtttatgtatatgctttattttttaagatggactgtttgtctgtttttatcagatttacccaTTATCTAGTCCTTTCCTTGGTTTCCAGTAGCCAAAACTTAGTTAAAGCTGTTGGAGAGCTAATAATTTTGCATGAATTTGGCTATATTCCCCGACATCAGCTCTcactatctttgatcacaggcagGTGATTTCATCATAAAATGAAGGGGAAAAGCTGAAGAATGGGTTGcctactgcatttattttgttagtcTTTAGTAAATACAAATGGCGACCACCGCCTCAACTGCACAAAACTTCACTGCGAGAGAAAGCGGCAGCCACGCGATCGACGATTCCACCGCTTGCCTCGTCCCGTGTGTGCGCGTCCATGTTGACGAGTGACGAACGTGACTACTCgaaaacaaaaaattctaatttctgATATTTGCTGGTAGGTGGCATTTAACTGTCAAACAGATATGAACTCCCTCTGCGAGCCTGTGCCTCGTctattaacattatatagcgGGACAAGTTATCCCTTGTTTTTTAGTGTGAGAAATACAAGGTGTGGCGTGAGAGTGTGTGAACTGGTTGACATGCGTGTGTCTCACGGTGAATGCGtgagacttgagagccctgtTCCGAAGTTAAGTAAACTTCAATGGAATTCCTGTGCTGGGAGAGCAGCTATAGTTATTTAAATCAGGTGTCGTTAATAACAGAgaaacaaatatgcaaatatgcgTGAGGAGTCGGGATTGAGGACTGGAATAGAGAACCGCTAAGCTAATCATGGAATTCGGCAAAACGGCGGTTCTCCATCAAATAATACGTCTAAAACTATTTAGTCATTGTTTTTTTATCGTTGACGGAAAGATGCAATGAAAGAAGTAAACGTCTTACCGTGCAGAAgcaatgtaaacactgcaaatacAGTAACGGTAAACTTAGTTTTTAGCATGTATCCTCCGAGCAAAGCGGCCATGAATCCCTTTCCCCAGTTCCGCAGGAAGTCGTCAGTTCTTCTAACTTTCCagaactttttttctctcaagtTCAAAAGTTCTTTAACTCAGACAGTACATACAGAAACTCAAAAGTAACTATAAAAGTTTGAGAAAATACCAATGTATAAcattaaataagtttaaaaaagataaatggcttcgataaatattactgtttatactgttatatagccttataaaattatagaatatttcatataatttttcCAATATAGGACACAAGGGGGAGAAGCATTGCCTCTTCAAATAGATCTAATTGTTGATATTCCTTTGGCTTATGTACTAAAATATCATAAATTGATAATAGGCCTAAGTAGTTTATATTTTCCACAGTTAGCTCATAAACATAAGGTGCATTTTTGTCTCAACTGTACCCATGGTGTACAGGTGAAACAATACCATGGTACAGTTCAGACACCCATTCTTATAATGCTTTAAAGCTGGCTAACATTTATTGCAAAATCACAgttatgcaattaaaaaaaaagatttatctGCTTGATTTAATTCAGATTCAACAAAATAGGAACATATATTTAACAAAGATATGGCAAACAGTACAAATGTAAACGTAAcagtaaaataacaatatacatGTCTGTATATTCTATAACCCTATCCCTAGACCTACGCATCACTTGAaactttcagcatttttgcatgtttaatcATTCTGTATGAATTATAAGCTTATAATGAATTATAAGCTTGTCTGGGgaccacaagaaaaaaaaaatgctcccATAAGGTTATggatatgaattttattttctatgatTAAACTGTTACTGTATTTATAGCGACCTATGTGTATATCAACTGTACCCACTTTACCTCTTTGTATATTTCTTAAAATGCTAACATAGGCAgctgcagtgaggggaggagtgaaataagcgcagtcaagacggacagttctgacctctcCAAGTAGAACAGACACCTACGAGATCAAAGACGGATATCGCGTTATCACACTCACAtgctgtgttgctgataaacatgatatcatttcagctctgttgtttttatatgaaaataaatatgatgaacaagacagtgcttgctatttaattccatacgaaaggcatatttatcatccatttttactgtaatacaaacgtgtattttagatttttatagaaatataacaacaatcacatatctcACGCAGAGATCGCAGTGGcatagtgtttgggaatattcatgcataatttaaacacataatcacatgatattagattaaaaaataaaacattttagaaaagaacggcaacatcacggttgtctgaaccaatgagcttTAAGCTGTGTCATCATCCAGGCGTTTCCCATCGTGTTTTGGTCAGCGCAGTCGGTGGAGAGCTACTGAGCTCGACTGCTCAATCCCACACAACCGCCTCGCCGTTGCCATGGCACACAtgtcagcatgacatcagagcaaggcAGACGTAACTCAGacacatttctaaccggcatgcatctTGCGGTGATCACCGGTGATCAATTGTGTGCAGAAGTTGctcatctcaaacgagcctaaTGCGATTTTTAATCTAAGACTGCTAAACAGCATGTGATACAATAGGGCACCAATCCCCTTATTTGGTTCAAATCACACCTTCAATGAGAACGCATTTTGGGTGTGCCGATTGTCTGAAGCCCATATAGAATCATGCCAATTCTTTGGCTGATGGCGTGGGCGCCACCCCGACGTTCTTACGTCGCATCCCTATACTGACGAACGCGCCATCTGTTCCTTGCACTTCAGGAACTGTGATAGTGAAACTCTGTTCTCCTTGTGGTTAAGTGCCATGGATTATCGTTGCTGCCAGCCGCCAGATTCTTGCTTCATCGCGAGCGACGACCATCACAGTATCAGCGTGAGaacctcaacaatggtgaccatcaaaaagcatgtttcAGTGCATTCTGGGTGCCACCAATTaaaactcatccatgactcccatcatgcattgcagcatgaattaTGATCTGAATTGTCTAATTACtgttgttgagattcatatgctgattcttaaTGTCACTGTGTACTTATATATATGCTTTTCCCCTACTACATTTTTGATTGAAAAAGTCTTAAGAAACTCTTCTGTTTATATTGAATATTCCCTTCTGTAATCACTCTAAATCTAATTCAGCACTTACGCTCTAAATTAGTTAAggtaaaacattaattatgttaaaatataaccAACACCACCCAACCATGTTTtcttttggcttgtctggctgttataactaggttacagcagccaaacaatatttaatgttaaaaagtgTGTCCAgtgcccaactaaagcaaacactgaccactgtAATGGTAACCTAAAAATCACCTTCAGTGATTCTCTTTGTTTTAGGGACCTGAAAACACAAGCTTTTGAACATGATGCCTGTATCATCTCCATGTAAacaaaatgtgaatttgtgaaaaagATGACATCATGTGCATGTGTATTATGATTTCGAAGGGTGTTTCTGGATCGCCAACTATTGGCCTGGCATgcataacagtatttattggcaagtgctttttttgtttccaatgaaaccaatatttttgtttaaattttacttattattattattattattattgtgcaattttactcattttgaatgcactgtaaaaaatgccggtgaatttaacagtaaaaaactgtaaaaatgctacagtaaaaacatgttaaatggttaacagtaaaagactgtaaaatttacagtgaataaccataaattgacattcccagaattccctgtgttacatttttttttatttgatgttttttttgttgaaataactctttcttcttagtttttacttagttttgtacaatagggttgtatgttacatctaatgttgttaaattaatgtttattgcattatttcagttttatgtgtgttaccatgatggtgtttagtgattgtgtgaatgacactgtgcatcttctatgtatgttaatatttaaaagctgtttgcgATGAGCTTTTGTTCATCATgcgactttctcatcaccacctgcttttggtggctatcagtgtattacaaaggtacaaaacagctggggccagttgcataaaaggttaagactagtcttaaaagtaagccagctattttttttctttaaagctggtcgtcattatttaaattcagttacataaaaatgtagattagtctaagttgaatccaaaaaataagactgattaccctTTGGCTAACTGCTAGCTGGTCAAACTAGctcttaagacactgtcttaacatagaggctaagtttatgcaactggccccagatttcagtacttcaataagttggtaaattaacattatatcagttaacgaaattacagtatttacctgtaaatttaagtgaaaaccgtAAA encodes the following:
- the LOC127153287 gene encoding uncharacterized protein LOC127153287, producing MAALLGGYMLKTKFTVTVFAVFTLLLHGASDVATNRVSVLKGDSVTLHTNITINQRDRVKWYFHDTLIAQINGDLRYICTDVQCNKDNEHFRDRLKLDNRTGDLTITNISTSDAEIYQLKIFSSSGRTGNGFDVFVHDAPAKNKEKSLMEGESVTLDTLEERNPNDLLTWYFNRTCIAEITGDQTKICEDVQCKQRFKNRLKLHHQSGSLIITNTKTTDSGLYKLQIETNKNLYRITSIMSFSVFVTDLGLSLAVTAVIYAAVFLLVTATAVGMIYYLRRPRKDEEGLQDRRGSQQDQCEDTDALFPFK